CAATGGAGATTTTTTGATAAAACTCATCATAAAACAATACAGAGTCTTCTACTCGAGATGTTGTTGGAAATGAAGTATGAAGTATTTTCTCTTTTTCCAACTCAGTTAATGATTGTTCAAACACCCCAAATTTTGGAATCAATCTTAATCCAGGAAACTTGGTTGTAATTTCATTTCTTACCAAAGTATATTTCATTTGTTTGGAAATTTTCAATCCTTTAATTATTTCAGTTTTGATCTTGTCAATAGAAAAACTAACACCATATTTTTTTGGATCATTCTTTGATCGAATTATTATATTTTCTTTTTTCAGTCTAATGAGAATTTCATTAACTCTATCTTCTAAATCATTTTCTAAAATTTCATCAAATGAATTTATCAGAAATTTATTTTTACCAAAATGATTACTATCTATAAAATGAAATAAATCATAGTGTTCTTGCAAGTTTTTACAGGATTTTATAATTTCCTCAACAGTAGATTCATCATCCATCAAATAAAACAATATTTCTGCTTGCAGTATGTTATCAAAAAATAAAGAGTTAATTTCATCCTTGAAAAATTCAGAGTTTTCTTGAAATGTTTCATACTTCTCTTTCCAATCTACAATTTTCAAATTTAATGACTTTGCAACGCCTACTTCATGTTCATCATATTTTCTAGAAGTATACCTAGTTTCACTAAGTTTCAAAATATTATGTGTAATGTTGTGAATATCCATCCAAAACCAGATATGATATTTTTCTTGAAGGTCCACAGTAGACATTCCAGCAAAATAGTCATCAAGGAAGTAACTGGGATAGCAAAAGGGGTTTTTTTGACTAATTTTTTTTATTTGTTCTACAAAATTTCTTTTTTCAATAATTTCTTGAACGTCAGATATTTGATTTATTTTGGATTCAATTAATTTTTCAAATTTTTCTTCTGAAAAAATTTTTTTAAAATTTATAGGTTTATTTTCTTCATTGATTGGATTACCAATATCAACATATTCGTCTTGAGGTTTACTTAATACAGATTCAGACAGATGTTCATCCACGTGTTTTTTTAAAGAATCATCATTCTCAAACTCTTTGTGGCAAATAATACATTTATGAGTCATCTAAAAGTTCTTTTAATTTTTCTTCATATGCGCTATACGGATCTGTTGGTCTGCATTCATTGTTCATTTTCATAAGAAAAGTAATTCCTGCATTTGCATATTCTTCGCATATTTTTAGAACATTTTTTGGTTCAAATGAATCCAATGTGGGCTCTCCACTCTCCAAATCCCTTGATTCTGTTAATGCTGTTGCCAACATCATCCAAAGATATTCAGGATCTCGCTTGAAGTATTCCATATCTATGTGATCTTTTCTATCTATTTTCCCATTTTCTCCTTTCAAATATTCATTTTTCAATCCCTTTTGTTTTCCAATACACATTGCATAAATGAAAATATCTTTATCCGTACAGCCACTAAAAAATGAAGTTCTGTCCCGTGTACTTCCTTTAAATTTTGAATAAAAATCTGAAACGCCAGGAACATTTCCATCAAATCCAACTTTTAGCGTTCCAAATGAAAGAAGGATTCTTCCAACATCCCTGGTATTAAAATCAAATTTTGATTTATCTTCATTGGACATTTTATTTCATCTCCTTAAAACATCTGGTAGTATTTCCATCGTCAGTTTTACATAATTCAATCGCATATTCTTTCCAGATCTTATTGGTTGGTTTGAGTATGTCCCTAACAGGTATTTCACCAAGCGGACCTGATGTATATTCTGTGTCAGTCACGAATAAAACAATTTGAACATTTGGCAAATATTTTGCCAAGACTTCTGCCACTTCATTTCTAAATTCTCCAGATATATTGTGTAGCGGAGAATCTATAAACAAAAATGTATTTTTTTCGGTAATACTTCGACAACCAAATACATAAGATAATCCTAAAACATGTGACTGTCCCATTGAAGTTAGTTTTGTGTTTTCATTTTCATCTACAGCTAAAATGTCATAGTTTGATGTAATCATAACTTTGTCAAATTCTTCTTTTTGAGGAGCAGACATCATAAAATATTCATTAGTTGCTTTTTCTGCAGTATCTCTTAAGATGTCTGAGATTTCTTTCCTTTTTGCTTTAGATAATTTTTCAATTGCATTCAAAATAGTTACTTTGTCTTTATCATCCTGAAATTTTTCTCCATGTGAAACAGCTTCTTCATATTTTTTATTTAGATTGGTTTTGTCATCTTCTAAATTAAGTAATTGCTCTTTAGCATCGTCTATCTTTGACTGTATTTTACCTATTCCATTAAACAAATCCCGACTTTTTTTATCAAGTTGTTCATAAGTTTCAGTTCCAGATGAAGGAAGGGTTCTCCTTTCCTCATATAGCTCAGCTAACTCAGTTTTAGTAATTTTCAATTGACGAGTTATATCAATTTCATGGTCCTCTAATTCATCATATCTTTGTCTAATTTTTTCAGGATTTGATTGATCAACAATTTGACTAATTAGTCCACGACCTTGTGAGATACTAGACACCATATCACTATCAATAATTGTTTCTTTAACACGGCCTAATTCATCCCATACTTCATCATTTTCTTCAAAATCTCGTCCACATACACATGTTAATGCATTTCGAAGTTTATCTATTCCTTCAGAAGTGATAGATGGGGGTATTTTTTGTAATTCCTCTAATCTGCCAAAATCTTTTTGGGATTCCAATAGGGTGTTTCGAATTAATAAGTATGGAACATTTTTGAACAGAAATTGTTTTATTTCATCATTGATTTTATTTTGTAATTTTTTTAAAGTTTTAACCTCGTTTTCTTTTTTATTGATTCTACCCTGAACATCTTTTCCAGCTTTAGTTTTACCCATAATTTCCTGAAGTTCATTATAGCGAATCCTATTTTCTGACAATAATCCTTTGTTAGTCTCCCTAATTTTTTCTTGATCTGCGATATCATCCTGAACGTCTTGTAATGCACGAGCAAGTGCTTCACCGTCTGCACCGCCTGTTTTTCTTGCAACTAGTTTTTTGATTTCCTGTTTAGTATAGGCCGTGGATTCTATCAATGAGTCAACTACAGGCAATCCAGAAAGTTTTTGAATTCCATCCATTATGATTGCTTTAGAGTCATTAGAATTTTGAAATTTCATTAACTTTTCACCATCAAACAGTACAAAATCACTTAGATCTTTTGGCAAATATGATCTAATCTCTGCGTTAATTAATGAATCATCTCTCTCAGTAAACATTCCACCTTCTTTTTCATCTTTTAATCTAAGCTTGCAATCAGTTTCAATTTGTATGCCAGAATTAATTCTAGAATTATTTAATCTGTCGAATTTCTTTCCATTTTCATCACGAAGTTTTGTTGCAGTTGCAGAACGTGTTAGAACATACAGTTCACCATTTTCATCATTTACTGTAAGTGAAACGGAACCAGTTACTTTTTTCCCAAGTTGTAACTCATTTAAAGATGGTAAGTTGATTAATCCTTCGTCATCCAAAGTAGTATTGGATTGAGGTTTAAAAAATTCGCCATACAGACACCAGTAAATTAATTGAAACGAAGTTGACTTTCCTCTACCGCTTTCAGCCTGGATAACTGTGATATTTTTTTCTGGATCAGTTGAAAATTCTAATTCATGACTACCGCGAAAACCCCCACAGTTATTAATTTCAATTTTATGTATTAACAAACTATTTTTTTCAGTCATTAGTAATCCTTACACCATTCCAAGATACTTGTTCTTTGATTTTTTTCCATTAGATTTAATGAATTTTGCAATATTTGTTCATACATTTTGTCT
This window of the Candidatus Nitrosomarinus catalina genome carries:
- a CDS encoding AAA family ATPase; protein product: MTEKNSLLIHKIEINNCGGFRGSHELEFSTDPEKNITVIQAESGRGKSTSFQLIYWCLYGEFFKPQSNTTLDDEGLINLPSLNELQLGKKVTGSVSLTVNDENGELYVLTRSATATKLRDENGKKFDRLNNSRINSGIQIETDCKLRLKDEKEGGMFTERDDSLINAEIRSYLPKDLSDFVLFDGEKLMKFQNSNDSKAIIMDGIQKLSGLPVVDSLIESTAYTKQEIKKLVARKTGGADGEALARALQDVQDDIADQEKIRETNKGLLSENRIRYNELQEIMGKTKAGKDVQGRINKKENEVKTLKKLQNKINDEIKQFLFKNVPYLLIRNTLLESQKDFGRLEELQKIPPSITSEGIDKLRNALTCVCGRDFEENDEVWDELGRVKETIIDSDMVSSISQGRGLISQIVDQSNPEKIRQRYDELEDHEIDITRQLKITKTELAELYEERRTLPSSGTETYEQLDKKSRDLFNGIGKIQSKIDDAKEQLLNLEDDKTNLNKKYEEAVSHGEKFQDDKDKVTILNAIEKLSKAKRKEISDILRDTAEKATNEYFMMSAPQKEEFDKVMITSNYDILAVDENENTKLTSMGQSHVLGLSYVFGCRSITEKNTFLFIDSPLHNISGEFRNEVAEVLAKYLPNVQIVLFVTDTEYTSGPLGEIPVRDILKPTNKIWKEYAIELCKTDDGNTTRCFKEMK